The genomic stretch GATACTCGCCGCTGAAGACTTCCTCGGCTGGGCCGGTCATAAGCACGGTGCCGCCGCCCAAACCCTCCGACCACTCAATTTCAAGATCGCCGCCGGGCAGGTGAATCAGCGCAGCGCGATCCAGGCGGTCCTCCAGGACGGCGGCTACCAATACCGCACAAGCGCCGGTGCCGCAGGCCTGTGTGATGCCGCTGCCGCGCTCCCACGTCCGCATGATCGCCTCGGTCCTCGAACGAACCTCGGCGATGTGAAAGTTCACGCGATTCGGAAACATCGCATGTCGCTCGACCAATGGGCCGATTCGCTCCAGATCGAATCCGGCGACATCGCTGACAAACGCCACCGCATGCGGATTGCCCATCGAAACGCACGTGAGAGTCATTCGTCGACCACCCACCTCCAACGGCGCGCAAACGCAGCGATCGCGAGCACCTGCATAGTTGACTGGAATCTCGCCCGGTACCAGGATCGGTCGCCCCATATCGACCCGCACGCGCGAAACGACGCTGCCCGATCGATATGCGACGAGCGATAGTACGCCACGATCCGTTTCCACGCGCAGCGCGATGGAATCCATGGCCGAAGGATGCTCACTGCTTTGGGGGAGCATCGTGCCCTTGCGTCGTTTCTCGACGGCGAACTTCGCAACGCATCGTATGCCGTTTCCGCACATCTCACCGCGCGAGCCGTCGGCGTTGTACATCTCCATGCGCACGTCGGCGGCGCCGCCCTTCGTCGGCGGCGCGATCAGAATGAGCCCGTCCGACCCGATGCCTCGATGCCGATCGCTGATGCGCCGCGAAAGGGCAGGCAGATCAACGTCCTTGAGCATTTGATCAAGACAATCGACATAAATGTAATCGTTGCCGATGCCATGCATCTTGGTGAAGCGCATGATGCGTGAATTCTGGTTCATACGATTCAACCGTGGTTGAAGACCCGTTGTCAGATCGGCATTTCGCCGCTTCTCATCGAATTCTAGCGTCGTCGGAGGCGCAGGCCAAAATCCGTCATTTCGTAAATCGGCAAGCCATCGACAACGAGAAAGCCGCGAGCGATGACGAGCGGCTCGTCGCTGTCCTCCACGCGTGTAACCACCGCTTCGACCTCAACGCGGCGGTTTGTCGGCAGGATCTGTCCGCGATAGGCCCACGAATGGGTCAGACCCAAAGCAATCGACTCGAAGCGGTGCGTCGAAGACAGCGCCCGGCCCCATCGCTCGATGGCGTAAGCTTTCAATAGCTGAAGGAAAGACTCCAATCCGAGCGATCCCGGCCATACCGGATCCTGATAGAAGTGTGCCTTGAAAAACCACGCGGCGGGGTTCACGTCTGCCGAACCCTGAACAAAACCGCATCCATGCGGCCCACCAACAAGCGACAGAAGCTCGATCCGATCGATCATGAGAAATGCGCCGGCTGGTTGGCACAAGCCGGGCTCCGCGGAATGGGGGACGCCAGTTCTGCCTGATCCCGCCTCGAAAAGCTCATCGGGATCCAACGGTGCGATCCGAGAAATCTCAAATCGCCGGGCCGCAATCCGCTCTTCATCGGTGGCGGTCAGACGACGCTTTCCGGCGTCTCGAACGCCGATCTGCTGCGCCAGCGCCTGCTTCGAGAAAAAGCCGAACGTCGTCGTGCCCTCGTAAACCACGCGGCCCGCGCGGAGCAGTTGCATGTCGTAATCCTGAATGATCATGCCGCCTGCTTCATTGACTTTGGTCATACGCACGCGCGCCACGATCGTCCCACAGTCCGGGGACAGTTCCTCGTGAAGCGTGGCACGGCCGCCAAGATTCCGAAACGACATATCCACGGCACTTCGCAATGCCGACCCGCAAAAAGCAGCCAGCCAACCGCAAGGCTGAAGCGCCGCCTCCAGCAACACCGCGAACGGCATGGCCCGTTGACGATTGGCGGCACAGTACCATGCGTGAGGCGGCACATCGTACTCGGTCTCCACCCATCCCGTCGGTTTAAGCAACCACGGCTCCGCATCAACCACTGTCACGCGGTCGATAAACTGGAAAGGCGGTCCGGGCAATCTCGCAATCGTCCGTTCATGATCAAACACCTGATACGGCTTGCCGAATGCCTCCGACGGTTTGCCGTTGGAAAAAGCGAGGATCGATTGTTTGTCATAAATCGGAGGACGAGTTCCCGCATCGGCCCCGGCCCCAGACAGGCCGCGCTTTCGCGCCCAGATCCGCTCAATCCCTTCACGCGACAGCCCGGTCACTCGAAGCGACATATTCTTCATCTGTACGATGCGACGGCCGTCGGCGAACATCAGCGCATCGGCGATGACATAAGGTTCGGGGCGATAACCGATCTCCTTGATTTCGACTTGGTAGATCACTTTCTTCGTGGTTGGGATGACAGGACCGCGGCACTTCAACTCACTCGGAACACCGTGAATCGGCTGATGGCAAACACCCGTCTGCTCGCCTACCCAACCCATCCGCAACAGGAAAAACCGAAGCGTGTGAACACAGCATTCGTACATCAACGTGCCTGGCATCGTCTGATCATCGATGAAATGGCAGGTCAGAAACCAATCGTCCGGATGCACGTCCGCCTCAGCGCGGATCATGCCCAGACCGAACCGCCCGCCGACCGTATCAAGCTCAAGCACACGATCAAACAATTTCATGCGACCAGTCGGTAACCGAAGCGGATCGCGCAGACCCAGTCCATCAAACATCGGTCCAAAGCAGCTTGCCAGATCGCCGGCCCGCAGTGCCGCCACCTGATCGGCATCATAGGATTCGACGCCTTCAAATGGGACCAGAGGCAGCCAGGTCGGATCACGCCGACCTGTTTCCGGTCGCTTTTCGTCGGCTGTGAGAATGAGGCCGCCGGAATTGGCAATTTCCTCATTAGTGAAGAAGCCCGCGCAGCCATTTCGCATTGTGAGCACGCGCTGCCCGCAGATCGTTCCATCGAACTCGAAGAAAAACAGGTACGTCTCGCCCTGACGGACGAAGCGGAGAATTCGAATATCGTATCGAATTGTCTCTCCCGGCATGGGCAGATCACGATGAAACTCGACAGTCGCATCGAGGAGGCGATACGCCCGCAAGCCCTTTACACGAAGATCGATTCCCAGATAACTCGAGAGAAACAGGTCGGCCTGACCCGCTTCAACCGTAATGCAAACCGGCGCACGACCGCCATCAAGATACCACGCGCTCGGCGACACATCGTGCTCCGTCACGACGCGACCTCTCGTGAGCGAGCCTTTTTCACCTTCGACGCGCATGATTCGATCAACCAGCATCAGCGGCTCAGCCGGAAGGCGAACGCGGACGGGATAGGAATCGACGGCCGCGAAGCTCGGCCCGAGCACCGGCTCCAGGCGTCCGACCGCAAATTCCAAGCACATGGTGCGATCAAATAGTGGGGCCTCCAGATTTTGTACGGGTGGCGCATTCGATCGAGTTCCTGTATCGGTCGGATTCAGTGTTCGCCTGACTGGGTTCGGAATTCCGGCATCGCCGGGATGGTCGGTCACCGTGTTTGCTCGCTCGGGATTGAAGCCGGCAGACAGTGGTGGATCCGATGCACCCTGCCGATATGCGTCGGCCCAGCGCGGATCACTCAACGCATCGCCACCCGCCTGAATCAACTCCGCCTGCCTCGCGATGATATTGCCCACACCGCGCGCGGCGGTCTCCGAGAAATTCAGGAACTCCTGATGTGCACACCCCACCGCCAGCTGCGCATCGGTCAGAGCTTGCAGCGCCCCGTTCGTCGGCGCGCTCGGCAAGACACGATCAACATCTGGTAAGGCGCTGCGACTCGTCGCGACCGGCATCGCTGGCCTTGCACCCCGTCCCGATTGATGATTTTCCGGCGTTTTTTTCATGGCCCATTCCGGCCAATTCGGACTCGGCGACCGACGCCTCAACGGCACTTCAATCGACCGGCGGCTGTCATGCGGAACGACCGGCCGACTCGACACCACCACACCGCGATTCACTGCATCGGCATCGATCGGCACGCCGTGTGCAGCAAGCGAGGCGGCGAGGCGCACAACCACGCGCGCCTCGTCATCGCGTTTTGCACTCGCAGACATGGCAAAGTGCTCACGCTTGCCCAGCGTCTTGCGGATCATTCGCGTGCAGGATGCCTGCGGACCTGCCTCGACAAAAAGCCGGACGCCGTCGGCATAGGCACGCTCAATAACTCGCACGAAATCAAAACCGTGCAGCGCGTGTCCCGTGATCGCATCGGCCGCGCTTTCGGAAGTAACGTCAAATGGGCCGCCATGAACGCCGCTGTAAATCCGCAAATCCCTCAGTGGTCGCGTGCGCATGACATGCAGGTCGCGGTACGCCGATTCCACTACACGGACTGCTTCAAAGTGTACCGAAGGCACGTCCGCCAATGGCACCCAGCGGCACCCAGCCGCAGCTGCGACCGCATCAATCGAAGCGGGCAAACCTCCCACGACGCACTCGGTCGGTGTATTGACAATCAGCAGACGCACGTGCGACGCGCCCTGCTTCTCTGCGGTATTGATTGCCCGCGCGACCACCTCCGCTGACTTCGGAATCAGGACGGCTCGCCAGCTCGCGGCATCCTCGGCGCTGAGTCCCCATGCTTGTCGAAGCACACGGCGCTCACCGTACAGGTCAGACGCAAAAAGGGAAGACGACATCATGCGCCGGAGCATTTCGTCGGAATCCGGCCAGGCGCCCGATGCGAACAATGCCGTCGATTCTCCGAGGCTGTACCCGATCAGCGCGGACGGGCGGATCCCGAATGATTTCAGCAGTTCATACATGAACATGCCGAACGCCACCTGGCCGAAAATCATTCGACGCGAGTCGCTCGACATCGCTGCATTCGCGGCCGAACGCCAATCGCCGGACCACGAATGCCGATACGGCACGAACCACCGCGCCATATGCTGGCTTTTGAGCCGCTCCGTCCGCTCATCCATCGCATCCAGCACATGCGGCCAACGAAGCCCGATGTCGCGCCCCATGCCAACAAACTGATTGCCCGAACCCGGGAAGACGATTGCCACTTCTCCGGACGCGGCAAGCGGGTGCGGCTCGTAGAATACGCCGTCGCGCCCGTCGATCGCCTGTGTTGAATCCTCTCGCAAATGCTTGCAGGCGATTTCGATTGCAGAGCTAAGTTCGGTCGGCGTGGCGGCAACTAGCGCAACGACAAGTCGCCCATTGGCATCCCCCAAAACTGCCGCGGCCGGCAGCGATTGATTCACTCGTACCGAATGCAATAGCGCATGAAGTTCATTCAATTGTATCGCGACGTCGGCACCGCGGACGAGGAATAGTTTGGCCGCGGCCGGTTCTACCGCTTCCGTCATGATTGGCACAGGACGGTGTTGGCCCCCGGCATCCTCAAGAATGACGTGAGCCGCCTGCCCGTCGATTGTCAGCGAACCGACCATCGCACATCGAGGACCGTCCACCTGGTCGCGCAACCAGTACGAAGCCTGATTGGGGACATGCAGCCTCGTTTCACGCCAGTTCGCTCCTGTCGGCAACGATTCAAATCCTCGAAGCGGGGGCAGCACTCTGCGAAAAAGACAGACCGCGGTCTTGATGACACCCGCAAGCGATGCAGCCGCTCCCGGTCGACCGACGATTGCGGCCGTTGCACCGACCGCCGTGTCGTTTGCACAGCCGCAGAAAATATCCCCGAGTACGCTCGCCTCGAATCGATCGCCTGCGGGGTCGCCGCATGCTGCGCATTCGACGTAGGAGATGGCGCTAAGGTCAGCGCGGGCGTCCCGCAGCGCGGCATCGACGGACCGTCGATAAGCCGCCACGCGAGCGGCCTCTTTGCGCGATTGCGAAGCCGACGCGACCTCGTCGCCCAGGCCCGTCATCCCGCCGATCTCCGCTCCGCCCGCTCGACCGATGCCTCGAACCACGGCATAGATCCGGTCGCCATCACTTCGCGCATCTGAGAGGCGCTTGAGCACCACGGACGCCGCACCTTCGCCGACGCGCGCGCCGCGCGAGCGGGCGTCAAGCGTCCCAGGCGTGCCATCAGCACTCGAAGCAACCCAGACCGGCGACGCGGTTCCATCGCCCCCAAACGCCGGCTTCATCCACTCAATCGCCGCGCCAGTCGCCAGCACCGAGCGTACGTCGCCCGCCAGATCGACCGCCCCCACAACCATCAAGTCCGTTTCGCCCTGCTGCAGCGAGCGAACCGCGGCTTCCAGTGCGACAATGCCCGAAGCGGATTCCGCCGAGACCGCGAAACTGGGACCACCGAACCGGAATTCCCGCGCGATGCGGCTCGCGATGATGTTTCCCAGCGCACCCATGGTGGCCGCTGGCGTAAGCGCCGGCCCGCATTCATCCCGCAACTGATTGATCCATGACGCCAGTTGCGCTTCGGTCGGTTCAGCCCCGATTTCCGAAATCCATCGCCTTGACTGTTCCTCCACCCACCAGCGCAAATGATGATTCGTCGTTTCAAAATCGAACGACATGCCAACGAGCACGCCTGCCAACGGTCGGCGCTCGCCGATCGAAATGCCGGCGTCCGCCATCGCGGCTGCGGCACTATCCAACGCAACCAGTTGCTGCGGAAGAATCTCCGGAATCTCATTTGGCGGAAGCCGGTACTTGCCGAAAGGAATCGATACCGATGTTATGCACCCGCCCGCCGAGCAACTCACATTCAACTGTTCCGCCGGCGATGCCCGCTCACTTCGTACGCCAACAGGATGATCGACTTGGGTCGGATCCGTCCGGACCGCAATAAACTCACCGCGAATCACCGCGCGTTCAAAGGCACCGAGCGATTCGATTTCTCCGAACCGCGCATCCATTCCCACAATCGCAATCGGCTCCGGCCCTGAACCGCCCCCGTCACGTTCCGGGGCAGTTTGATCGGCGCGAGCTGGCCTCGACGACGCAGCCCCCCCGAGAATGGTCCCCACGGCACTCTCGCCCTGTCCACGCCCCTGGCCGAGCCACTCCTCAACGAGGACATGCGCATTGATTCCGCCAAAACCGAATCCGCTGACCGCTGCCCGCCGTGGTATTTCCGCCGATCGACGCGCCCATGCTGCCGGGGCGGACTGAACCCGAAAAGGACTGTCTACCAGCGGAATTATTCGGTTCGGTCGCTCGAAGTTGATCGAAGGCGGCAGCACGCCTTCATTCATGGCGAGCAGCGTCTTGATGATTCCGGCAGCGCCGGCGCCTGTCAGCAGGTGGCCGATCATCGACTTGACCGATCCGATCGCACATCGACCGGGCGGGCCGGCGAGTCCGCTCCACAACTCGCACAAACTGGACAATTCGACTGCATCGCCCGTCGGAGTGCCCGTTCCATGACACTCAATCAGGTCAACCTCGTCAGGTTGCCATCCCGCCGCACGATAAGCCTCGCGCATCGCCCGGAGTTGCCCCTCGCCGTCCGGCGCGATCAGGCTGCCGCCGATGTCGTTCGAAAGTCCGATTCCGCGAATCACACCGAGGATTTGATCGCCGGCACGGACCGCGTCGTCCAATCGCTTAAGAAGGACGATTCCCGCGCCCTCACCCACAACGAGACCATCCGCACGCTCATCGAACGGACAACATCGGCCGCTTCGAGACAAAGCTCGAAGCTGCGTGAAGCCCATCTGCGTGTACAGGCAATCCGGGCGGGAAACACCGCCAGCAAGCATCGCGTCTGTACGACCCGAACGCAGCTCGTCGCAGGCCAGTTTGATTGAATAGAGCGATGACGCACAAGCGGCATCCAGCGTGTATGCGCCCCCGCCCAGCCTCAACGCCGACGCCAGCAGCGCGGCCGGAAGACTCGTTACCTGCCCGTTCAACCACCGAACACGCTCCGCACGATCACCGCCTGACCGGGTCTCGCGGGTTGACAGCCGCTCGCGAATCCAGGCCGGTGCGTTGTCAAACAAACGCTGCTCGAACGCACGACCGAACACCTCGCGCGTGATCGCCGACGATCCATCAGTGGGCAGCGCAATCGCCGCAAGGATCACGCCGACACGATCGCGATCCAATTCGGACGCGGATGAACCCTGAAGGGCGGCTCGCCCGGCGTGTAGAACGAAGTGATACAGCGGATCCAGCAATGAAAGCGCCGACGGATCAATGTCCAGTCCGGTCGCGTCGAGATGAAAGTCATCGACAAAGCAGCCGCGGGTTGTAAGCACGCGGTCAGCGGCGTTTCCGGCAAACGATGCCGCGGACGTGTCTATTTCAGCCGCGAGTCTCGCCCGCGCCGGATCCAGGATCCATCGACCGCCAGGCACCTCGCGTGTGAGTTCACGGCGATTGATGATGTTGTGCCAGAAGCGTGCAGGATCGAACGCGCCGGGAAAGACGCATCCCATGCCAACAACGGCAATCGGCGTTTGATCCTCCAAGACCGCCCCCTACGATGCCGCACCCGAAGCGCCCGCGGCCTCTCGATTGCGAAATGCTCTTGCCAGGCCCGCGTCAATCGTGCATTCAACCCCTTCGAAGCGGGCCAGCACGACACCATCTCGTGTCAGTATTGTGGCATCCAGCACACATCGGTGCCGTTCAAACTTGCAGACTTCCAGCACCACGGATAGGGCTTCCGCTGGATACTCAGCGCAATATTGCCGGTAACTACGCACGACCGACGGCAGGCACGGGGCACCCGCCAGTTCGACGGACCAGAGAATGGCCGCCTGAAACACGCAATCCACCACCAGCGGATCGGTCAACCAGTGGCTCCTGAGTGGATCGACCATCCATGCCGCCGGCTCGGTCGCGGGATTCACGCGAACGACGATTCCATCCGGCGAAAATCCGTCCACGCGATCGATGCCGCGCATCAACTCGCCATGGAACAGAATCCCCGCATAGGCGCCCGCGGCGCCGCGCTCGTAAGCACGATCAATCAGCTCCGGCCGAGGCTCGAAATTCGGTGGGGCCATGAGCTTCGACGCCAACACCACGGTCGCCCGAGCATGGATGATCTCCGTCGTATCCGGGCCGCCTGTCACCCCGCGCATTTCGACGTCGACGTCGAATACCTCTCCGCTGCGTCGCACCTTACCGCAATAAAATCGCAAAGTCGGCGCCGATTCGCGAACCACGACTCCCCTGAGCACCCGGAAGTCCGTCAGACCCTGTAACCGCAGTCCCGGATTCGCGTGCTGCGCCGCATGCCCCATCCACTCCATGATCATCGCGGCGGGCAGTACCGGCCGACCGTCGATCACGTGTGACTTAAGAAAAGGGTGCCGTGAAACGTCCAGATCCCGTTCAAACGATAGCGCCATGGACTCGGCAGCGTGACCGACCGAACTCCCATGCAAGCCCGCCGCCTGCGCGGCGATTTCTCGCGATCCCGTGCTTGAGGCGCCTCCTGACGCCACACTCTCAAAATCCGAACCGACCACGATTTCAACGGCCGGCATGTCGTTCTCAGCGAGGCCGATGGATAGCTCATCCGCCACCAACTCCGCGCCGTCGTCCACCGAAATCAGTCGAAGCCCATGATTGACAAACTCCTGCCGAAGGGCCGGATGCACCATGCCGCCATCCCACGGACCCCAGTTGATTGAGACAATGCGCGCCGACGGGACCATCGCCGACAATCGCTGCGATGCCTTGTTCAGTACCTCGTTGGCCGCCGCATAATCCGCCTGACCGACGTTGCCGCACCGTCCGCTTACCGACGAAAACATCACAACGCAGCGCAGCGCCGCCAAATCGATCGCATCCAGTACGTTTCGCAGACCAACGACTTTCGTGTCAAACACGTTGGCGAACTGCTCAGCCGATTTGTTCTCAATCCTCCGATCCTCGATCACGCCGGCGCCATGAATCAACCCGCGCACCGGGCCGAACTTCTCCGACACATCCTCAATCACGTCGCGAACCGCAGCCGGATTGCAAACGTCAACCGGAAAGTACCGAACTATCGACCCCGCGGACTCGATCCTCGCCAGGTTACGACGGATTTCTCGACGACCAAGATGCCGCGAAACTGACAGCTTCAGCTCCTTCGGTGTCGGCTTGCGATTGGCAAATTCGTGTTCGCGAACGGCCCGCCGGACTTCGTCGTCGGATTCCGCGTTCGCCAGCCATGATGGCTCTGACTCAGGCAACGACGTCCGGCCGAGCAACACCAGCGTCGGTCGATATCGCCGCGCGAGAGCGATTGCCGCATCGGCCGTTACACCGCGCGCACCACCTGTCACAATCACCAGATCGCCCGGCGATAATCGATGCGGACGCGCCATTGTTTCAGCCGCAAATCTCGTCCCCGACTCGATCGACGCCTCGCTCTGCTCCACCAGTTTCAGCCCGCGCCGGCGAGTCGAATCGAGGCCGACCTCCAGCGGGCTGTTCTCACCCAATTCTCGGAGTACTGCCGATGCCGCCGACTTGGCATCAGACCAGGAGCACGCGACATCAATCGATCGGCAGGCGATATTCGGCCACTCTCGAGCGGCGGTCTTGCACAAGCCGGCGAGCGCACCCTGCGCGGCATCAAACGAACCGCCCAGCAGCCCGAATCCGCCGTCCATTCGCGAGACCGTCGCGAACAACGCGCCCCCGCGGGAAGCGGCTGTCGCAAGCGGTGAGACAGCCGCTTTCATCAGCGAGAAGGCTGACTTGATGAAAGCCTCGGACTCGCGTCGCCAAAGACCGTCATTCGCCGGTCGCGGCGGCGCCACGATGATCACCGCACCGATGTTGACCTTGCCCGCAGCCTCTGATGAGTCGATCGGAATCAGCCGTGCTCGATAGCCCGCCGAGTCCAGCCGCGCCACCATCTGACGTGACAGCTCCGCACCATCGTCCGTCACGAGAATCTCCCGATCCTTTGCGACACGCAGCGCCTCGCCACACACCGACGGAAGATCAACAAGTGATAGCACGCGACGGTTCAGCCTCTTTCGCCTGCCCGCCGCATCCTTCGCTTCGTTGCGCGGCGCCGGCTCTGATGACGTGGCACCTTCAGGGGCGGTTTCAGCCGCGTGTACGCCGGATGAATCCGACGAGGGAGTTTCGACGACACTCAATCTGGGCGCTGGCACGGCGTCGATATCGACCGGCGCACGGCCGCCCGTCTCTCCGATGCAATAGTCCGCGATCTGCGCCAATGTCCTGAGCGATCCCATGTACTCCGGCTTCACGGTCGGTAATCCCGGCACGCGAGCCTCAACTCCCGCCAGGATTTCGACGCGCTTGATTGAATCGATGCCCAGATCGGCCTCCATGTCCATGCCCAGTTCGAGCATGTCGCGCGGATACCCCGTCAATTCGGCGACAACCGCCAACAGAGAATCCTCAAATGCCGCACGTCCGACACCATTGCCGCTCGCATCCGCCGGCGCCGCCGATTCACCCAATGCCGTCCCGGCACATTCCCGGCCAGATTCGCGCACGTCAGTCCCTGGCGCCACCGCGCCCGTCACTGAAGACGACGCGCCGCCTCCCGAATCTCCCGTGACGAAATCCACGATCTGAGCCAGCGTGCGGATCGAACCCATGTACTCCGGTTTCACCCCGCAGAATGTGGGAACGCGCTCCTCCAGTCCGGCGATGATCTCCACACGCTTGATCGAATCAACTCCCAGATCGGCCTCGATGTCCATCGAGAGATCAATCATGTCGACTGGATAACCCGTCTTTTCGCACACCACTTCAATCAGTGCGCGCTTGATCGCGTCGCGTTGGACCCCGCCCGATGAATCATGCTGGCTCGCCTTCGGCGCGACAACCGCTTCCACCGTAGTCGCTGTCGAAGTGTCATTCGGTCCCACCACCTTGGAAATCGTCTCGACGAATGGTGACTGAATTGGCGTGGCGGGCAAACCCGGAACCGCGACGGCCGACGCCACCCGCGCAGGCGAAACATATTCAATACCCTTCGGCAGCGCAGCTACGGATGGGTTCGCATTCGAGGGGTTTGCCGCCACCGTCGGCCCGGACGCTCGCGGTAACTCAGGGACGTGAGGCCCGGCGTCGGAGGACAACTTCCCACACGCACCGACCATCCGCTGATGGCTCTCAAGAATCATCTGAAGCGTCTGATGCGCCTGTGTCTGGCCTTCAAGAAAGCGTTGATGTGCTTCGGCGGTCTGTTGCTGGAGACGCTGCATCGCAGTCATTCCCTGCTGCACCAGTTGCATCGATGCGTGTAGAGCGGCCGCTGATACGGAGGCATCTGATTCGGCATTCAACGCCGGAGATTTCATACCGGAAAGATCCTGCACATGCTGATGTTCGAAACTCATTGCCATTCCTGCATTCGAATCGCATTCCTCGGCGAGAGGTGCGATGTCTTCCGTCACTTGTTCGGATACTTCGCTTGCGGACGAATCACTCGCACTGATTGGTGTGCGTCCTGCTTCCCTCCCTCCGTCCGTCTCAATGCCCTTACGCGCGACACTATTCCTCTCCGAGTCGACCGTGGAATCCGGCATGGCGTGAGACTCTCCGACGCTCGCCGCATCCTCAGAATGATGAGTCATCGGCCGAGGCGCCTGCTTCGCTGAGGTGCCGCGCTTCTCCGCGCGATAGTTGGCTCCGGATAACGGAACCACCATCTTCGGAACGCGCGGTTCCGACACTGGAAGTTCCCATTGCGAGAGATCGACGTTGAATCCACCCGCCGCCAACCGTGCCAGAACCAAAGCCAGATCCAGCACACCCGAAGATCGTCCCGCGGACGCATCGATCGCGATGGCTGTATGCGGTCGCTCGCAGAGAATTTCCCGCACCAGTCCGGTCACGATGTTGCGAGGTCCCACTTCAACGAACATCCGCGCGCCGGCGGCGTGCATCGCTTCGATCTCGCCGACGAATTCCACCGGCCGCACGAGTTGCTCGCTCAGAATGCGCCGTGTCTCCGACAACGATGGCGGATAGGCCGCGCCCAGGGTGTTCGCAAATACCTGTACGGAACCGGGTGATATCTCCGTCGCCTCCAGCGCATTGCGAAACGGCGGCAGCGCGGACTCCATCAATCGGCTGTGAAACGCGCCAGAAACCCGCAGCGACGTCGACGCCCACCCGCGACGCTTGCACGCCTCGGCCGCCCGCCCCACCTCCGAGCGTTCACCCGAGAGCACAGATTGTGCCGGCGAATTCCGATTGGCGATCACCACATCAATCGATTCCTCGCTCAGCATCGCCGACAAGGCCGCATGCGGTGCTTTCACCGCAAGCATCGTGCCGCGACCGCTATCGCCTTCCGCCATCAGGCGCCCCCGAAGCCGCGCCAGACGGTGCAGCGCGGCACCATCGATGCGACCCGCGGCGCAAAGCGCGGTCAACTCGCCGAAGCTGTGGCCCGCCGTCATCGCAGGCCGAACGCCGAATCGCTCCAACACCCGGATCAGCCCAAGACTCACTGCGCCGAGTGCCGGCTGCGCGACTTCCGTACGAGTCAACGACTCCGCCTGTCGAACCCGTTCCGTTTCATCGAAGATCGGGCGCGGATAGATCAGATCCCCGAGCGATACACCGCTGACTGCT from Phycisphaerae bacterium encodes the following:
- a CDS encoding type I polyketide synthase, whose product is MEDQTPIAVVGMGCVFPGAFDPARFWHNIINRRELTREVPGGRWILDPARARLAAEIDTSAASFAGNAADRVLTTRGCFVDDFHLDATGLDIDPSALSLLDPLYHFVLHAGRAALQGSSASELDRDRVGVILAAIALPTDGSSAITREVFGRAFEQRLFDNAPAWIRERLSTRETRSGGDRAERVRWLNGQVTSLPAALLASALRLGGGAYTLDAACASSLYSIKLACDELRSGRTDAMLAGGVSRPDCLYTQMGFTQLRALSRSGRCCPFDERADGLVVGEGAGIVLLKRLDDAVRAGDQILGVIRGIGLSNDIGGSLIAPDGEGQLRAMREAYRAAGWQPDEVDLIECHGTGTPTGDAVELSSLCELWSGLAGPPGRCAIGSVKSMIGHLLTGAGAAGIIKTLLAMNEGVLPPSINFERPNRIIPLVDSPFRVQSAPAAWARRSAEIPRRAAVSGFGFGGINAHVLVEEWLGQGRGQGESAVGTILGGAASSRPARADQTAPERDGGGSGPEPIAIVGMDARFGEIESLGAFERAVIRGEFIAVRTDPTQVDHPVGVRSERASPAEQLNVSCSAGGCITSVSIPFGKYRLPPNEIPEILPQQLVALDSAAAAMADAGISIGERRPLAGVLVGMSFDFETTNHHLRWWVEEQSRRWISEIGAEPTEAQLASWINQLRDECGPALTPAATMGALGNIIASRIAREFRFGGPSFAVSAESASGIVALEAAVRSLQQGETDLMVVGAVDLAGDVRSVLATGAAIEWMKPAFGGDGTASPVWVASSADGTPGTLDARSRGARVGEGAASVVLKRLSDARSDGDRIYAVVRGIGRAGGAEIGGMTGLGDEVASASQSRKEAARVAAYRRSVDAALRDARADLSAISYVECAACGDPAGDRFEASVLGDIFCGCANDTAVGATAAIVGRPGAAASLAGVIKTAVCLFRRVLPPLRGFESLPTGANWRETRLHVPNQASYWLRDQVDGPRCAMVGSLTIDGQAAHVILEDAGGQHRPVPIMTEAVEPAAAKLFLVRGADVAIQLNELHALLHSVRVNQSLPAAAVLGDANGRLVVALVAATPTELSSAIEIACKHLREDSTQAIDGRDGVFYEPHPLAASGEVAIVFPGSGNQFVGMGRDIGLRWPHVLDAMDERTERLKSQHMARWFVPYRHSWSGDWRSAANAAMSSDSRRMIFGQVAFGMFMYELLKSFGIRPSALIGYSLGESTALFASGAWPDSDEMLRRMMSSSLFASDLYGERRVLRQAWGLSAEDAASWRAVLIPKSAEVVARAINTAEKQGASHVRLLIVNTPTECVVGGLPASIDAVAAAAGCRWVPLADVPSVHFEAVRVVESAYRDLHVMRTRPLRDLRIYSGVHGGPFDVTSESAADAITGHALHGFDFVRVIERAYADGVRLFVEAGPQASCTRMIRKTLGKREHFAMSASAKRDDEARVVVRLAASLAAHGVPIDADAVNRGVVVSSRPVVPHDSRRSIEVPLRRRSPSPNWPEWAMKKTPENHQSGRGARPAMPVATSRSALPDVDRVLPSAPTNGALQALTDAQLAVGCAHQEFLNFSETAARGVGNIIARQAELIQAGGDALSDPRWADAYRQGASDPPLSAGFNPERANTVTDHPGDAGIPNPVRRTLNPTDTGTRSNAPPVQNLEAPLFDRTMCLEFAVGRLEPVLGPSFAAVDSYPVRVRLPAEPLMLVDRIMRVEGEKGSLTRGRVVTEHDVSPSAWYLDGGRAPVCITVEAGQADLFLSSYLGIDLRVKGLRAYRLLDATVEFHRDLPMPGETIRYDIRILRFVRQGETYLFFFEFDGTICGQRVLTMRNGCAGFFTNEEIANSGGLILTADEKRPETGRRDPTWLPLVPFEGVESYDADQVAALRAGDLASCFGPMFDGLGLRDPLRLPTGRMKLFDRVLELDTVGGRFGLGMIRAEADVHPDDWFLTCHFIDDQTMPGTLMYECCVHTLRFFLLRMGWVGEQTGVCHQPIHGVPSELKCRGPVIPTTKKVIYQVEIKEIGYRPEPYVIADALMFADGRRIVQMKNMSLRVTGLSREGIERIWARKRGLSGAGADAGTRPPIYDKQSILAFSNGKPSEAFGKPYQVFDHERTIARLPGPPFQFIDRVTVVDAEPWLLKPTGWVETEYDVPPHAWYCAANRQRAMPFAVLLEAALQPCGWLAAFCGSALRSAVDMSFRNLGGRATLHEELSPDCGTIVARVRMTKVNEAGGMIIQDYDMQLLRAGRVVYEGTTTFGFFSKQALAQQIGVRDAGKRRLTATDEERIAARRFEISRIAPLDPDELFEAGSGRTGVPHSAEPGLCQPAGAFLMIDRIELLSLVGGPHGCGFVQGSADVNPAAWFFKAHFYQDPVWPGSLGLESFLQLLKAYAIERWGRALSSTHRFESIALGLTHSWAYRGQILPTNRRVEVEAVVTRVEDSDEPLVIARGFLVVDGLPIYEMTDFGLRLRRR